The Anas platyrhynchos isolate ZD024472 breed Pekin duck chromosome 34, IASCAAS_PekinDuck_T2T, whole genome shotgun sequence genome contains a region encoding:
- the DDIT3 gene encoding DNA damage-inducible transcript 3 protein, producing the protein MAAEGLPVAGPAGGLPGWELEAWYQDLQEVLAAAEPTGLPAPWGAEQEGPSETAPLWGPEGSGSVPESCELDAALTAELQELLGPHSVAGTEAVQPPDPALCRSSPTPVGTEDEQAGHKAKRKRGSGVTANKALAKNREQSNEQRVLELTARNEQLREEIRRLSAEVENTRRALINRIVNLRQT; encoded by the exons ATGGCAGCTGAGgggctgcctgtggcagggccCGCTGGTGGCCTGCCTGGCTGGGAACTTGAGGCCTGGTACCAGGAcctgcaggaggtgctggcagcagcggAGCCCACGGGCCTCCCAGCACCCTGGGGGGCTGAACAG GAGGGGCCATCAGAGACAGCCCCGCTGTGGGGCCCGGAGGGGAGTGGCAGCGTTCCAGAGAGCTGTGAGCTGGATGCTGCCCtgactgcagagctgcaggagctgctgggaccACACAGCGTAGCAGGCACGGAGGCAGTGCAGCCACCGGaccctgctctctgcaggagCTCCCCCACCCCCGTGGGCACTGAGGACGAACAGGCGGGGCACAAGGCCAAGAGGAAGAGGGGCAGTGGTGTGACAGCAAACAAGGCGCTGGCCAAGAACCGGGAGCAGAGCAACGAGCAGCGGGTGCTGGAGCTGACAGCCCGCAACGAGCAGCTCCGGGAGGAGATTCGGCGGCTCAGTGCTGAGGTGGAGAACACCCGGAGAGCACTCATCAACCGCATCGTGAACCTCCGCCAGACCTAG
- the MARS1 gene encoding methionine--tRNA ligase, cytoplasmic isoform X2 codes for MRLQVAAGGPAALKVVAAAEFAAAPVRLCWTPPAEQPLSPLCSPWVPSLQLDSGAVLFSPNAICQYLFLAGGQEPTDLTNQWLEWEATELQPVVAAALYAQLVHGKKGLEAAGHLGKLLAYIEQSLSGRGTAYLAGDTQSVADVVVWGALFPVLQDEASLSNELQALRTWFQTMTLSEACRKAADSVLMPKGLLEFKSYLQKQPPPCLAVERATSNEPEEEEASERALTEEEIRAAADAWARGAAALPKPWCPQKPVLPVEGMRNVLITSALPYVNNVPHLGNIIGCVLSADTFARYCRLRNWNTLYVCGTDEYGTATETKAVEEGLTPREICDKYNAIHADIYRWFHISFDYFGRTTTPHQTTIAQDIFQRLLARGFLLQDTVEQLQCEGCQRFLADRFVEGICPFCGYEEARGDQCDKCGKLINAVELKRPQCKLCRGVPVVKPTQHLFLDLPKLEEQLEPWLEHSWSSGDWTANARYITRSWIRDGLKPRCITRDLKWGTPVPLDGFRDKVFYVWFDAPIGYLSITANYTDQWEKWWKNPQQVELYNFMAKDNVPFHSVIFPCSLLGADDNYTLVNHLIATEYLNYEDGKFSKSRGVGVFGDMAKDTGIPADIWRFYLLYLRPEGQDSAFSWSDLMLKNNSELLNNLGNFINRAGMFVCKFFGGVVPDMVLTADDKRLLARVTLELRQYHQLLEKVRIRDALRCILSISRHGNQYIQVNEPWKRIKGNEEDRQRAGTVTGVAVNMASLLAVMVQPYMPSVSLAIQGQLCIPPECFVLSHIFTCTLPPGHRVGTVSPLFQKLENDQIEALRKRFGGGQAKPTPPASAPVPAPASGPVVAPGDPQLIQELTEQVAKQGNHVRQLKANKAEKAEIDAEVAKLLELKKQLALAEGKSPEVLVPKGKRKK; via the exons ATGCGGCTGCAGGTGGCGGcgggcggccccgcggcgcTGAAGGTGGTGGCGGCCGCCGAGTTCGCCGCCGCCCCGGTGCGGTTGTGCTGGACCCCCCCGGCAG AGCAGCCCCTGTCGCCGCTGTGCTCGCCGTGGGtgccctccctgcagctggaCAGCGGCGCCGTCCTCTTCTCCCCCAACGCCATCTGCCA GTATTTGTTCCTGGCCGGCGGGCAGGAGCCGACCGACCTCACCAACCAGTGGCTGGAATGGGAGGCCACGGAGCTGCAG CCGGTGGTGGCGGCGGCCCTGTACGCGCAGCTGGTGCATGGCAAGAAGGGGCTGGAGGCGGCGGGGCACCTGGGAAAGCTGCTGGCTTACATCGAGCAGAGCTTGTCCGGGAGAGGCACTGCCTACCTTGCTGGG GATACGCAGTCGGTGGCTGACGTGGTTGTGTGGGGAGCCCTGTTCCCTGTGCTCCAGGATGAGGCCAGCCTGTCAA ACGAGCTGCAAGCGCTGAGAACCTGGTTCCAGACCATGACGCTCTCGgaggcctgcaggaaagctgctgaCTCCGTGCTGATGCCCAAGGGGCTCCTGGAGTTCAAGTCCTACCTGCAGAAGCAGCCCCCACCTTGCCTGGCCGTGGAGAGAGCCACCAGCAACGAGCCTGAG GAGGAGGAAGCTTCCGAGCGGGCCCTGACGGAGGAGGAaatcagagctgctgcagacGCCTGGGCCCGTGGTGCTGCGGCACTGCCCAAGCCCTGGTGTCCACAGAAACCTGT GTTGCCTGTGGAGGGCATGAGGAATGTCCTGATCACCAGCGCCCTGCCCTACGTCAACAACGTGCCTCACCTCGGGAATATCATCGGCTGCGTTCTCAGCGCTGACACCTTCGCTAG GTACTGTCGCCTGCGGAACTGGAACACGCTGTACGTGTGCGGCACGGACGAGTACGGCACGGCCACGGAGACCAAGGCGGTGGAAGAGGGGCTGACTCCTCGGGAGATCTGTGACAAGTACAACGCCATCCACGCTGACATCTACCGCTGGTTCCACATCTCCTTCGACTACTTCGGCCGCACCACCACGCCTCACCAGACCAC GATTGCCCAGGACATCTTTCAGCGCCTGCTGGCCCGTGGCTTCCTGCTGCAAGACACCgtggagcagctgcagtgcgAGGGCTGCCAGCGCTTCCTGGCTGACCGCTTTGTGGAAGGCATCTGCCCCTTCTGCGGCTACGAGGAGGCGCGGGGGGACCAGTGTGATAAATGTGGCAAACTCATCAACGCCGTGGAACTGAAG AGGCCCCAGTGCAAGCTTTGCAGGGGCGTCCCTGTggtaaagcccacccagcaccTCTTCTTAGACCTTCCCAAG ctggaggagcagctggaacCGTGGCTGGAGCACTCCTGGAGCAGCGGGGACTGGACAGCCAACGCTCGCTACATCACTCGCTCCTGGATCCGGGATGGGCTCAAGCCCCGCTGCATCACCCGTGACCTGAAGTGGGGCACGCCCGTGCCTCTCGATGGCTTCCGTGACAAG GTGTTCTACGTGTGGTTTGATGCTCCCATCGGCTACTTGTCCATCACGGCCAACTACACGGACCAGTGGGAGAAGTGGTGGAAGAACCCCCAGCAG GTTGAGCTGTACAACTTCATGGCCAAGGACAACGTCCCCTTCCACAGCGTCATCTTTCCCTGCTCGCTCCTGGGCGCTGATGACAACTACACCCTGGTGAACCACCTCATTGCTACAG AGTACCTGAACTACGAGGATGGGAAATTCTCCAAGAGCAGAGGCGTGGGGGTGTTCGGGGACATGGCCAAGGACACGGGCATCCCGGCTGACATCTGGCGCTTCTACCTGCTGTACCTGCGGCCCGAGGGGCAGGACAGCGCCTTCTCCTGGAGCGACCTCATGCTCAAGAACAACTCAGAGCTGCTGAACAACCTGGGGAACTTCATCAACAG AGCTGGAATGTTTGTCTGCAAGTTCTTCGGTGGTGTTGTCCCCGACATGGTCCTGACAGCGGATGACAAGAGGCTGCTGGCTCGGGTCACCCTGGAGCTGCGCCAGTACCACCAGCTGCTGGAGAAAGTCCG aATTCGCGATGCCCTGCGCTGCATCCTCAGCATCTCCCGCCACGGCAATCAGTACATCCAGGTGAACGAGCCCTGGAAGAGGATTAAGGGCAACGAGGAAGACAG GCAGCGCGCAGGCACCGTGACCGGCGTGGCAGTGAACATGGCCTCGCTGCTGGCCGTCATGGTGCAGCCCTACATGCCCAGCGTCAGCCTGGCCATCCAGGGGCAGCTCTGCATCCCCCCGGAGTGCTTTGTCCTCAGCCACATCTTCACCTGCACCTTGCCCCCTGGGCACCGTGTGGGCACG GTGAGTCCCCTTTTCCAGAAGCTGGAGAATGACCAGATTGAAGCCCTCCGCAAGCGATTTGGGGGAGGGCAG GCTAAGCCAACCCCTCCAGCCTCAGCCCCTGTTCCAGCTCCAGCCTCTGGGCCTGTTGTGGCTCCAGGTGACCCCCAGCTGATCCAGGAGCTGACAGAACAGGTAGCCAAGCAG GGCAACCACGTGCGGCAGctgaaggccaacaaggcagagaaagcagagaTTGATGCTGAGGTGGCCAAACTGCTGGAACTGAAGAAACAGCTGGCACTAGCAGAGGGCAAAAGTCCCGAAGTCCTTGTACCGAAGGGGAAACGGAAGAAATAG
- the LOC113839979 gene encoding uncharacterized protein, whose translation MPCVPVALQCKWRREELEKTVAESARINKALREEIKHLQERKEVVEKQTATGKRMQAAKLPKTWMQEIVAAELDEHFASRRHRITTWLRRSLLSFAGLQLAFFILVLLKRDILHWVLPPGLASALGSHPPQPFLF comes from the exons ATGCCATGTGTCCCGGTTGCTTTGCAGTGCAAATGGAGGCGTGAAGAGCTGGAAAAGACTGTTGCTGAAAGCGCCAGGATCAACAAg GCGCTGAGGGAGGAGATTAAGCACCtccaggagagaaaggaggTTGTTGAAAAACAAACTGCCAC GGGGAAGAGGATGCAGGCGGCCAAGCTGCCCAAGACTTGGATGCAGGAGATCGTGGCTGCGGAGCTG GATGAACACTTTGCATCGAGGAGGCACAGAATCACCACTTGGCTGCG GAGATCTCTGCTGTCCTTTGCCGGCCTGCAGCTCGCCTTCTTcatcctggtcctgctgaaGAGGGACATCCTCCACTGGGTCCTTCCTCCAGGGCTGGCATCTGCCCTTGGAAGCCATCCCCCACAACCCTTTCTCTTCTAA
- the MARS1 gene encoding methionine--tRNA ligase, cytoplasmic isoform X1 yields the protein MRLQVAAGGPAALKVVAAAEFAAAPVRLCWTPPAEQPLSPLCSPWVPSLQLDSGAVLFSPNAICQYLFLAGGQEPTDLTNQWLEWEATELQPVVAAALYAQLVHGKKGLEAAGHLGKLLAYIEQSLSGRGTAYLAGDTQSVADVVVWGALFPVLQDEASLSNELQALRTWFQTMTLSEACRKAADSVLMPKGLLEFKSYLQKQPPPCLAVERATSNEPEEEEASERALTEEEIRAAADAWARGAAALPKPWCPQKPVLPVEGMRNVLITSALPYVNNVPHLGNIIGCVLSADTFARYCRLRNWNTLYVCGTDEYGTATETKAVEEGLTPREICDKYNAIHADIYRWFHISFDYFGRTTTPHQTTIAQDIFQRLLARGFLLQDTVEQLQCEGCQRFLADRFVEGICPFCGYEEARGDQCDKCGKLINAVELKRPQCKLCRGVPVVKPTQHLFLDLPKLEEQLEPWLEHSWSSGDWTANARYITRSWIRDGLKPRCITRDLKWGTPVPLDGFRDKVFYVWFDAPIGYLSITANYTDQWEKWWKNPQQVELYNFMAKDNVPFHSVIFPCSLLGADDNYTLVNHLIATEYLNYEDGKFSKSRGVGVFGDMAKDTGIPADIWRFYLLYLRPEGQDSAFSWSDLMLKNNSELLNNLGNFINRAGMFVCKFFGGVVPDMVLTADDKRLLARVTLELRQYHQLLEKVRIRDALRCILSISRHGNQYIQVNEPWKRIKGNEEDRQRAGTVTGVAVNMASLLAVMVQPYMPSVSLAIQGQLCIPPECFVLSHIFTCTLPPGHRVGTVSPLFQKLENDQIEALRKRFGGGQPEDLTVVRQAKPTPPASAPVPAPASGPVVAPGDPQLIQELTEQVAKQGNHVRQLKANKAEKAEIDAEVAKLLELKKQLALAEGKSPEVLVPKGKRKK from the exons ATGCGGCTGCAGGTGGCGGcgggcggccccgcggcgcTGAAGGTGGTGGCGGCCGCCGAGTTCGCCGCCGCCCCGGTGCGGTTGTGCTGGACCCCCCCGGCAG AGCAGCCCCTGTCGCCGCTGTGCTCGCCGTGGGtgccctccctgcagctggaCAGCGGCGCCGTCCTCTTCTCCCCCAACGCCATCTGCCA GTATTTGTTCCTGGCCGGCGGGCAGGAGCCGACCGACCTCACCAACCAGTGGCTGGAATGGGAGGCCACGGAGCTGCAG CCGGTGGTGGCGGCGGCCCTGTACGCGCAGCTGGTGCATGGCAAGAAGGGGCTGGAGGCGGCGGGGCACCTGGGAAAGCTGCTGGCTTACATCGAGCAGAGCTTGTCCGGGAGAGGCACTGCCTACCTTGCTGGG GATACGCAGTCGGTGGCTGACGTGGTTGTGTGGGGAGCCCTGTTCCCTGTGCTCCAGGATGAGGCCAGCCTGTCAA ACGAGCTGCAAGCGCTGAGAACCTGGTTCCAGACCATGACGCTCTCGgaggcctgcaggaaagctgctgaCTCCGTGCTGATGCCCAAGGGGCTCCTGGAGTTCAAGTCCTACCTGCAGAAGCAGCCCCCACCTTGCCTGGCCGTGGAGAGAGCCACCAGCAACGAGCCTGAG GAGGAGGAAGCTTCCGAGCGGGCCCTGACGGAGGAGGAaatcagagctgctgcagacGCCTGGGCCCGTGGTGCTGCGGCACTGCCCAAGCCCTGGTGTCCACAGAAACCTGT GTTGCCTGTGGAGGGCATGAGGAATGTCCTGATCACCAGCGCCCTGCCCTACGTCAACAACGTGCCTCACCTCGGGAATATCATCGGCTGCGTTCTCAGCGCTGACACCTTCGCTAG GTACTGTCGCCTGCGGAACTGGAACACGCTGTACGTGTGCGGCACGGACGAGTACGGCACGGCCACGGAGACCAAGGCGGTGGAAGAGGGGCTGACTCCTCGGGAGATCTGTGACAAGTACAACGCCATCCACGCTGACATCTACCGCTGGTTCCACATCTCCTTCGACTACTTCGGCCGCACCACCACGCCTCACCAGACCAC GATTGCCCAGGACATCTTTCAGCGCCTGCTGGCCCGTGGCTTCCTGCTGCAAGACACCgtggagcagctgcagtgcgAGGGCTGCCAGCGCTTCCTGGCTGACCGCTTTGTGGAAGGCATCTGCCCCTTCTGCGGCTACGAGGAGGCGCGGGGGGACCAGTGTGATAAATGTGGCAAACTCATCAACGCCGTGGAACTGAAG AGGCCCCAGTGCAAGCTTTGCAGGGGCGTCCCTGTggtaaagcccacccagcaccTCTTCTTAGACCTTCCCAAG ctggaggagcagctggaacCGTGGCTGGAGCACTCCTGGAGCAGCGGGGACTGGACAGCCAACGCTCGCTACATCACTCGCTCCTGGATCCGGGATGGGCTCAAGCCCCGCTGCATCACCCGTGACCTGAAGTGGGGCACGCCCGTGCCTCTCGATGGCTTCCGTGACAAG GTGTTCTACGTGTGGTTTGATGCTCCCATCGGCTACTTGTCCATCACGGCCAACTACACGGACCAGTGGGAGAAGTGGTGGAAGAACCCCCAGCAG GTTGAGCTGTACAACTTCATGGCCAAGGACAACGTCCCCTTCCACAGCGTCATCTTTCCCTGCTCGCTCCTGGGCGCTGATGACAACTACACCCTGGTGAACCACCTCATTGCTACAG AGTACCTGAACTACGAGGATGGGAAATTCTCCAAGAGCAGAGGCGTGGGGGTGTTCGGGGACATGGCCAAGGACACGGGCATCCCGGCTGACATCTGGCGCTTCTACCTGCTGTACCTGCGGCCCGAGGGGCAGGACAGCGCCTTCTCCTGGAGCGACCTCATGCTCAAGAACAACTCAGAGCTGCTGAACAACCTGGGGAACTTCATCAACAG AGCTGGAATGTTTGTCTGCAAGTTCTTCGGTGGTGTTGTCCCCGACATGGTCCTGACAGCGGATGACAAGAGGCTGCTGGCTCGGGTCACCCTGGAGCTGCGCCAGTACCACCAGCTGCTGGAGAAAGTCCG aATTCGCGATGCCCTGCGCTGCATCCTCAGCATCTCCCGCCACGGCAATCAGTACATCCAGGTGAACGAGCCCTGGAAGAGGATTAAGGGCAACGAGGAAGACAG GCAGCGCGCAGGCACCGTGACCGGCGTGGCAGTGAACATGGCCTCGCTGCTGGCCGTCATGGTGCAGCCCTACATGCCCAGCGTCAGCCTGGCCATCCAGGGGCAGCTCTGCATCCCCCCGGAGTGCTTTGTCCTCAGCCACATCTTCACCTGCACCTTGCCCCCTGGGCACCGTGTGGGCACG GTGAGTCCCCTTTTCCAGAAGCTGGAGAATGACCAGATTGAAGCCCTCCGCAAGCGATTTGGGGGAGGGCAG CCTGAAGACCTCACTGTAGTACGTCAG GCTAAGCCAACCCCTCCAGCCTCAGCCCCTGTTCCAGCTCCAGCCTCTGGGCCTGTTGTGGCTCCAGGTGACCCCCAGCTGATCCAGGAGCTGACAGAACAGGTAGCCAAGCAG GGCAACCACGTGCGGCAGctgaaggccaacaaggcagagaaagcagagaTTGATGCTGAGGTGGCCAAACTGCTGGAACTGAAGAAACAGCTGGCACTAGCAGAGGGCAAAAGTCCCGAAGTCCTTGTACCGAAGGGGAAACGGAAGAAATAG